The following coding sequences are from one Mugil cephalus isolate CIBA_MC_2020 chromosome 9, CIBA_Mcephalus_1.1, whole genome shotgun sequence window:
- the LOC125013535 gene encoding CD166 antigen homolog A-like isoform X1, whose amino-acid sequence MHLLSTSCVCALLLTALLCQVAGLETVVGLYGETVEIPCNSGAVKAEDAGIIKWKYDKGDGLSGDLLVKRKDQDVVISATDEYKSRVSMAANFSLLLSAAKLTDQRTFTCMVVSQLDIIENPVNVVIYKSPSDLEISDSATELEIGKLAKLGTCVAKDANPAANITWLKNNKPLVADGQGISIQSSVLVDPVTKLSTTKSTLEYSAEKEDAHAQFTCSTQHTVGAELVSPPLTLTITYSTENIVLEVSAQDSLVEGDNLTLQCVADGNPSPTSFYFHLKGELMKVENGDTYTIKNISRDTSGEYKCSLIDNPSMESSKKDVTVNYLDINLSPSGNIVKRAGDALDVTLNITSPETPKVSWTKDGKKLDKQPEFTKLVFMDSGSYECEVTLGPLNRKSSFMLVVEGAPVIQKLSTELSKDGQQVLTCQAEGSPKPTVSWSINGTLLDETPFENGKITHSITVVPSANLTVSCTVSNEFGVDTQAINVSSLYEEVRMDKRDPSDDGDQTKVVVGVVVGLLVATLVLGLAYWVYMKKSKQGSWKTGEKENGSSEEEKKLEEKVEENSQKAEV is encoded by the exons TCGCCGGCCTGGAGACGGTCGTCGGCCTGTATGGAGAAACGGTCGAGATCCCCTGCAACAGCGGAGCCGTGAAGGCGGAAGACGCCGGCATCATTAAATGGAAATAC GACAAAGGAGACGGCCTTTCGGGAGACCTGCTGGTAAAGCGGAAAGACCAGGACGTTGTAATCAGCGCCACTGATGAATACAAGAGCCGTGTGAGCATGGCCGCGAATTTCAGCCTGCTGCTTTCTGCAGCCAAGCTCACCGACCAGCGGACCTTCACCTGCATGGTGGTGTCCCAGTTGGACATCATAGAAAACCCAGTCAATGTGGTGATCTACA AGTCGCCGTCAGATCTGGAGATTTCTGACAGCGCAACGGAGCTGGAGATTGGCAAACTTGCTAAG CTAGGAACATGTGTAGCGAAAGATGCCAATCCAGCCGCCAACATCACGTGGCTGAAGAACAATAAACCTCTGGTGGCTGATGGGCAAG GGATTTCCATCCAGTCCTCTGTGCTGGTAGACCCTGTTACCAAACTCTCCACCACCAAATCCACCCTGGAGTACTCTGCTGAGAAGGAGGACGCGCACGCCCAGTTCACCTGCAGCACTCAGCACACCGTGGGTGCAGAGCTGGTGTCCCCTCCACTGACCTTGACTATTACCT ATTCGACAGAGAACATCGTCCTTGAGGTCAGTGCTCAGGACTCTCTCGTAGAGGGTGACAACTTGACTCTACAGTGCGTGGCAGATGGGAACCCATCTCCTACCAGCTTTTACTTTCACCTTAAG GGAGAGCTGATGAAAGTAGAAAACGGAGATACTTACACCATCAAAAACATCTCACGTGACACCTCCGGGGAATACAAATGCTCTCTGATTGATAACCCGTCAATGGAATCATCCAAGAAGGACGTCACCGTcaact ACCTAGACATCAATTTAAGCCCTTCTGGGAACATCGTCAAGCGTGCCGGTGATGCCCTGGATGTAACTCTCAACATTACTTCTCCCGAAACACCAAAGGTGTCCTGGACAAAG GATGGCAAGAAATTGGACAAGCAGCCCGAGTTTACCAAGCTCGTTTTCATGGACTCTGGCAGCTATGAGTGCGAGGTGACGCTGGGACCCCTGAACCGGAAATCTTCTTTTATGCTTGTTGTCGAAG GTGCTCCCGTCATCCAGAAGCTGTCCACAGAGCTCAGCAAAGACGGCCAGCAAGTCCTCACTTGCCAGGCTGAAGGTTCCCCAAAGCCGACAGTCTCCTGGAGCATCAACGGCACCTTG CTCGATGAGACTCCCTTCGAGAACGGAAAGATAACACACAGCATCACAGTGGTGCCCTCCGCCAATCTAACCGTCTCTTGTACAGTGTCCAATGAGTTTGGCGTTGATACCCAAGCTATAAATGTGTCATCTC TATATGAGGAGGTGAGAATGGATAAACGAG ACCCGTCGGACGACGGCGACCAAACCAAGGTAGTGGTTGGAGTTGTAGTCGGCCTCCTCGTTGCCACTCTGGTTCTGGGCCTGGCATACTGGGTGTACATGAAGAAATCCAA ACAAGGAAGCTGGAAGACCGGTGAAAAGGAGAacgggtcttctgaggaggagaaaaaactggaggagaaagtggaggagaaCAGTCAAAAAGCAGAGGTGTAA
- the LOC125013535 gene encoding CD166 antigen homolog isoform X2 yields the protein MHLLSTSCVCALLLTALLCQVAGLETVVGLYGETVEIPCNSGAVKAEDAGIIKWKYDKGDGLSGDLLVKRKDQDVVISATDEYKSRVSMAANFSLLLSAAKLTDQRTFTCMVVSQLDIIENPVNVVIYKSPSDLEISDSATELEIGKLAKLGTCVAKDANPAANITWLKNNKPLVADGQGISIQSSVLVDPVTKLSTTKSTLEYSAEKEDAHAQFTCSTQHTVGAELVSPPLTLTITYSTENIVLEVSAQDSLVEGDNLTLQCVADGNPSPTSFYFHLKGELMKVENGDTYTIKNISRDTSGEYKCSLIDNPSMESSKKDVTVNYLDINLSPSGNIVKRAGDALDVTLNITSPETPKVSWTKDGKKLDKQPEFTKLVFMDSGSYECEVTLGPLNRKSSFMLVVEGAPVIQKLSTELSKDGQQVLTCQAEGSPKPTVSWSINGTLLDETPFENGKITHSITVVPSANLTVSCTVSNEFGVDTQAINVSSHPSDDGDQTKVVVGVVVGLLVATLVLGLAYWVYMKKSKQGSWKTGEKENGSSEEEKKLEEKVEENSQKAEV from the exons TCGCCGGCCTGGAGACGGTCGTCGGCCTGTATGGAGAAACGGTCGAGATCCCCTGCAACAGCGGAGCCGTGAAGGCGGAAGACGCCGGCATCATTAAATGGAAATAC GACAAAGGAGACGGCCTTTCGGGAGACCTGCTGGTAAAGCGGAAAGACCAGGACGTTGTAATCAGCGCCACTGATGAATACAAGAGCCGTGTGAGCATGGCCGCGAATTTCAGCCTGCTGCTTTCTGCAGCCAAGCTCACCGACCAGCGGACCTTCACCTGCATGGTGGTGTCCCAGTTGGACATCATAGAAAACCCAGTCAATGTGGTGATCTACA AGTCGCCGTCAGATCTGGAGATTTCTGACAGCGCAACGGAGCTGGAGATTGGCAAACTTGCTAAG CTAGGAACATGTGTAGCGAAAGATGCCAATCCAGCCGCCAACATCACGTGGCTGAAGAACAATAAACCTCTGGTGGCTGATGGGCAAG GGATTTCCATCCAGTCCTCTGTGCTGGTAGACCCTGTTACCAAACTCTCCACCACCAAATCCACCCTGGAGTACTCTGCTGAGAAGGAGGACGCGCACGCCCAGTTCACCTGCAGCACTCAGCACACCGTGGGTGCAGAGCTGGTGTCCCCTCCACTGACCTTGACTATTACCT ATTCGACAGAGAACATCGTCCTTGAGGTCAGTGCTCAGGACTCTCTCGTAGAGGGTGACAACTTGACTCTACAGTGCGTGGCAGATGGGAACCCATCTCCTACCAGCTTTTACTTTCACCTTAAG GGAGAGCTGATGAAAGTAGAAAACGGAGATACTTACACCATCAAAAACATCTCACGTGACACCTCCGGGGAATACAAATGCTCTCTGATTGATAACCCGTCAATGGAATCATCCAAGAAGGACGTCACCGTcaact ACCTAGACATCAATTTAAGCCCTTCTGGGAACATCGTCAAGCGTGCCGGTGATGCCCTGGATGTAACTCTCAACATTACTTCTCCCGAAACACCAAAGGTGTCCTGGACAAAG GATGGCAAGAAATTGGACAAGCAGCCCGAGTTTACCAAGCTCGTTTTCATGGACTCTGGCAGCTATGAGTGCGAGGTGACGCTGGGACCCCTGAACCGGAAATCTTCTTTTATGCTTGTTGTCGAAG GTGCTCCCGTCATCCAGAAGCTGTCCACAGAGCTCAGCAAAGACGGCCAGCAAGTCCTCACTTGCCAGGCTGAAGGTTCCCCAAAGCCGACAGTCTCCTGGAGCATCAACGGCACCTTG CTCGATGAGACTCCCTTCGAGAACGGAAAGATAACACACAGCATCACAGTGGTGCCCTCCGCCAATCTAACCGTCTCTTGTACAGTGTCCAATGAGTTTGGCGTTGATACCCAAGCTATAAATGTGTCATCTC ACCCGTCGGACGACGGCGACCAAACCAAGGTAGTGGTTGGAGTTGTAGTCGGCCTCCTCGTTGCCACTCTGGTTCTGGGCCTGGCATACTGGGTGTACATGAAGAAATCCAA ACAAGGAAGCTGGAAGACCGGTGAAAAGGAGAacgggtcttctgaggaggagaaaaaactggaggagaaagtggaggagaaCAGTCAAAAAGCAGAGGTGTAA